One window from the genome of Garra rufa chromosome 1, GarRuf1.0, whole genome shotgun sequence encodes:
- the LOC141347130 gene encoding uncharacterized protein: MVFVKEESEEDMSEPEPRRIKQEEPEPLKIKQEEPEPLRIKQEEPEPRRIKQEEPEPLRIKHEELESSRLKHEEQVTWIIKPEEQGELIEEKEKNEESSEAEEKKHNHMRIHTGENLHTCDQCGKIFLWASVLKKHLKIHSHEKTHSCYLCGNSFSHQQMCQKIHNGVGRYMCLECEKTFTSATCTNQHERIHTGVKPFMCLHCNKRFSLSANLKRHNRIHTGEKPYTCSHCGTRLSNSSNLKRHEMIHTGIKPFKCSHCDKRFSQSVHLNNHNMIHNGEKPYVCSHCDKRCSRLADLKTHERIHTGEKPYKCSHCDKRLSNLSNLKKHERIHTG, translated from the exons AtggtgtttgttaaagaggagagtgaagaggaCATGAGTGAACCAGAACCccggagaataaaacaagaggaaccagaacccttgaaaataaaacaagaggaaccagaacccttgagaataaaacaagaggaacccgAACCccggagaataaaacaagaggaaccagaacccttgAGAATAAAACACGAGGAATTGGAATCTTCGAGATTAAAACATGAGGAACAAGTTACATGGATAATAAAACCggaggaacaaggag agttgattgaAGAAAAAGAGAagaatgaagaatcaagtgaAGCTGAGGAGAAAAAACAT aatcacatgagaattcatactggagagaatcTACACACATGCGATCAATGtggtaaaatatttttatggGCTTCAGTTCTGAAGAAACACCTAAAAATTCATTCACATGAGAAGACACATTCATGCTATTTGTGTGGGAACAGTTTTTCGCATCAACAAATGTGTCAGAAAATACATAATGGTGTGGGACGGTACATGTGccttgagtgtgaaaagacttttacttcAGCGACCTGTACAAACCAGCATgaaaggatccacactggagtgaAACCTTTTATGTGTTTACACTGTAACAAGAGATTCAGTCTGTCAGCGAATCTGAAAAGACACAataggatccacactggagagaaaccatataCTTGTTCACACTGCGGCACGAGATTAAGTAATTCATCAAATCTGAAAAGACATGAAATGATCCACACTGGTATAAAACCttttaagtgttcacactgtgacaagagattcagtcagtcagtACATCTGAACAATCACAATATGATCCAcaatggagagaaaccttatgtgtGTTCACACTGTGATAAGAGATGCAGTCGGTTAGCagatttgaaaacacatgagaggatccacacaggagagaaaccttataagtgttcacactgtgacaagagattaaGTAATTTATCAAATCTGAAAAAACATGAGAGGATCCATACTGGATAA
- the LOC141347225 gene encoding uncharacterized protein: protein MVLVKEESKEDTSEPEPLRIEEPEPLKIKHEELEPCRIKQEQPEPLKIEHWRTKHEELESLRIKQEEQGELIEEKEKNVESSEAEEKKLVNTGEKPLSGSQTKQKILKKRRARRSFTCTQCGKSFTCKTSLKNHMRIHTGENIHTCDQCGKMFLWASDLKKHLKVHSKEKTQSCHLCGNSFLRLQMCPKILTGVVMCFECEKTFTSATCSNQHERIHTGEKPYPCSHCSNRFSNLEDLNRHEMIHTGVKPYKCLHCEKSFSQSVHLKSHNRIHTRRIHTGKPYKCSHCDKILSNSSNLKRHEMIHTGIKPFKCSHCDKRFSQSVHLNSHNLIHNGEKPYPCSHCSNRFSNLEDLNRHKRIHTGVKPYKCSHCNKRFTLSTNLKRHNRIHTGEKSYMCSHCTKRFFDLGDLTRHERIHNGVKPYKCLHCEKRFSQSVHLKSHNRIHTRKPYKCSHCDKILSNSSNLKRHEMIHTGIKPFECSHCDKRFSQSVHLNSHNLIHNREKPYKCSHCDKRFSRSADLKTHEMIHTGEKPYKCSHCDKRLSNLSNLKRHERIHTRFSDLGDLNRHERVHTGVKPYKCSHCEKSFSQSVHLKRHNRIHTKVIPSKHSHCDKRNEDTSEPEPLRIKQEEPESLKIKHEELEPCRIKQEQPEPLKIEHWRTKHEELESLRIKQEEQGELIEEKEKNVESSEAEEKKLVNTGEKPLSGSQTKQKILKKRRARRSFTCTQCGKSFTCKTSLKNHMRIHTGENVHTCDQCGKMFLWASDLKKHLKVHSKEKTQSCHLCGNSFLRLQMCQKILTGVVMCFECEKTFTSATCSNQHERIHTGEKPYPCSHCSNRFSNLEDLNRHEMIHTGVKPYKCLHCEKSFSQSVHLKSHNRIHTRVKPSKHSHCDNRNGVKTHERIHTGKPYKCSHCDKILSNSSNLKRHEMIHTGIKPFKCSHCDKRFSQSVHLNIHNMIHNGEKPYPCSHCSNRFSNLEDLNRHKMIHTGVKPYKCSHCNKRFTLSMNLKRHNRIHTGEKPYMCSQCNKRFFDLGDLTRHERIHNGVKPYNCLHCEKRFSQSAHLKSHNRIHTSLKPSKHSRCDNRNGVKTHERIHTGKPYKCSHCDKILSNSSNLKRHEMIHTGIKPFECSHCDKRFSQSVHLNSHSLIHNREKPYKCSHCDKRFSRQIPLCYVTATTTMVDYRLVFVLQKLQNP, encoded by the exons atggtgtTAGTTAAAGAGGAGAGTAAGGAGGACACGAGTGAACCAGAACCCTTGAGAATAGAGGAACCAGAGCCCTTGAAAATAAAACACGAGGAACTAGAACCCTGCAGAATAAAACAAGAGCAACCAGAACCCTTAAAAATAGAACACTGGAGAACAAAACATGAGGAACTGGaatctttgagaataaaacaggaggaacaaggag agttgattgaAGAAAAAGAGAAGAATGTAGAATCGAGTGAAGCTGAGGAGAAAAAACTTGTCAACACAGGAGAAAAACCTTTAAGTGGCTCTCAAACCAAACAGAAaattttaaagaaaagaagagccaGGAgatctttcacctgcactcaatgtggaaagagtttcacatgcaaaaccagtctaaagaatcacatgagaattcatactggagagaataTACACACATGCGATCAATGCGGTAAAATGTTTTTATGGGCTTCAGATCTGAAGAAACACCTAAAAGTTCATTCAAAGGAGAAGACACAATCATGCCATTTGTGTGGTAACAGTTTTTTGCGTCTACAAATGTGTCCGAAAATACTTACTGGTGTGGtgatgtgctttgagtgtgaaaagacttttacatcAGCAACCTGTTCAAACcagcatgagaggatccacactggagagaaaccttatcctTGTTCACACTGCAGCAATAGATTCAGTAATTTAGAAGACTTAAAtagacatgagatgatccacactggagtgaaaccttataagtgtttacactgtgaaaagagtttcagtcaGTCAGTACATCTGAAAAGTCACAATAGGATCCACACCAGA aggatccacacagGAAAGCCTTATAAATGTTCACATTGTGACAAGATATTAAGTAATTCATCAAATCTGAAAAGACATGAAATGATCCACACTGGAATAAAACCttttaagtgttcacactgtgacaagagattcagtcagtcagtACATCTGAACAGTCACAATCTGATCCAcaatggagagaaaccttatcctTGTTCACACTGCAGCAATAGATTCAGTAATTTAGAAGACCTAAATAGACataagaggatccacactggagtgaaaccatataagtgttcacactgtaacAAGAGATTCACTCTGTCAACGAATCTGAAAAGACACAataggatccacactggagagaaatcttatatgtgttcacactgcaccaAGAGATTCTTTGATTTAGGAGACCTAACtagacatgagaggatccacaatggagtgaaaccttataagtgtttaCACTGTGAaaagagattcagtcagtcagtACATCTGAAAAGTCACAACAGGATCCACACCA gaaagccttataagtgttcacattgTGACAAGATTTTAAGTAATTCATCAAATCTGAAAAGACATGAAATGATCCACACTGGAATAAAACCTtttgagtgttcacactgtgacaagagattcagtcagtcagtACATCTGAACAGTCACAATCTGATCCACAAtagagagaaaccttataagtgttcacactgtgataaGAGATTCAGTCGGTCAGCagatttgaaaacacatgagatgatccacactggagagaaaccttataagtgttcacattgTGACAAGAGATTAAGTAATTTATCAAatctgaaaagacatgagaggatccacact agattcagTGATTTAGGAGACCTAAATAGACATGAGAGGGTCCACACTGGagtgaaaccttataagtgttcacactgtgaaaagagtttcagtcaGTCAGTACATCTGAAAAGACACAATAGGATCCACACCAAAGTGATACCTTCTAAGcattcacactgtgacaagagaaacg aggaCACGAGTGAACCAGAAcccttgagaataaaacaagaggaaccagaatccttgaaaataaaacacgAGGAACTAGAACCCTGCAGAATAAAACAAGAGCAACCAGAACCCTTAAAAATAGAACACTGGAGAACAAAACATGAGGAACTGGaatctttgagaataaaacaggaggaacaaggag agttgattgaAGAAAAAGAGAAGAATGTAGAATCGAGTGAAGCTGAGGAGAAAAAACTTGTCAACACAGGAGAAAAACCTTTAAGTGGCTCTCAAACCAAACAGAAaattttaaagaaaagaagagccaGGAgatctttcacctgcactcaatgtggaaagagtttcacatgcaaaaccagtctaaagaatcacatgagaattcatactggagagaatgTACACACATGCGATCAATGTGGTAAAATGTTTTTATGGGCTTCAGATCTGAAGAAACACCTAAAAGTTCATTCAAAGGAGAAGACACAATCATGCCATTTGTGTGGTAACAGTTTTTTGCGTCTACAAATGTGTCAGAAAATACTTACTGGTGTGGtgatgtgctttgagtgtgaaaagacttttacatcAGCAACCTGTTCAAACcagcatgagaggatccacactggagagaaaccttatcctTGTTCACACTGCAGCAATAGATTCAGTAATTTAGAAGACCTAAAtagacatgagatgatccacactggagtgaaaccttataagtgtttacactgtgaaaagagtttcagtcaGTCAGTACATCTGAAAAGTCACAATAGGATCCACACCAGAGTGAAACCTTCTAAGCATTCACACTGTGACAACAGAAATGGtgtgaaaacacatgagaggatccacacagGAAAGCCTTATAAATGTTCACATTGTGACAAGATATTAAGTAATTCATCAAATCTGAAAAGACATGAAATGATCCACACTGGAATAAAACCttttaagtgttcacactgtgacaagagattcagtcagtcagtACATCTGAACATTCACAATATGATCCAcaatggagagaaaccttatcctTGTTCACACTGCAGCAATAGATTCAGTAATTTAGAAGACCTAAATAGACAtaagatgatccacactggagtgaaaccatataagtgttcacactgtaacAAGAGATTCACTCTGTCAATGAATCTGAAAAGACACAataggatccacactggagagaaaccttatatgtGTTCACAGTGCAACAAGAGATTCTTTGATTTAGGAGACCTAACtagacatgagaggatccacaatgGAGTGAAACCTTATAATTGTTTACACTGTGAaaagagattcagtcagtcagcACATCTGAAAAGTCACAACAGGATCCACACCAGTCTGAAACCTTCTAAGCATTCACGCTGTGACAACAGAAATGGtgtgaaaacacatgagaggatccacacagGAAAGCCTTATAAATGTTCACATTGTGACAAGATTTTAAGTAATTCATCAAATCTGAAAAGACATGAAATGATCCACACTGGAATAAAACCTtttgagtgttcacactgtgacaagagattcagtcagtcagtACACCTGAACAGTCACAGTCTGATCCACAAtagagagaaaccttataagtgttcgcACTGTGATAAGAGATTCAGTCG TCAGATACCGCTTTGttacgtaacagcaacaacaacaatggTGGACTACAGACTTGTGTTCGTGCTGCAGAAGCTACAGAACCCATAA